ATGTGCTCACCTTCCTGGTCTCACTTtctccatttgtaaaatggaagaacacaggagtctttgctcccattttctgcatggggaacagaaaatgcttctctctctctcttcccccctctcagtcctctcctaataaactttactgctgcttttactaaaaaagaaaaaaaaatggaagaacacAGACTTGGTATAAGGTGAAAGTGCTCAGGACGGTGACAGGCACACTGCCAGGACTGTGAAGCCTTAAGACTTAACATTTAACATGGTAACAATTAAGTTACATTTTTACCAATAGTAACCCACTGGTTTCTTGTTAATTAGCttgtttcccccttttttttctttttttctttttttttttttttggtggcactggggtttgaacccaggtcttgcaCTTGTGGTGGGAGCACACTGACACTGAGCTGATGGTTCTATGTATCATAGCATGagtgtggcccatgccttgcagTACCAGCTGTCACCAGACCCGGGCTCTGTGACACGGGGGATTGGGGCATGGGAAAGGCATGGTGGGCTCCCGGCGGGGAGACGGCGGAGGGGTCAGGGCATGCACCTCATTCTAGTGAACCCCAGGTTTTGGCAATAAGAAAAACAGTTTTGGGGACTCTAAAAATCAAAAGATACCTAGGAATTGTTTCCTAGTTAAAGCCTCAGGAAGATTTTAAGAAACcagagaagccaggcatggtggctcacgcctgtaatcccagctactcaggaggcagagatcaggaggctcacggtttgaagccagccgggggaaatagtttgtgagaccctatctcaaaaagtccttcagaaaaaagggctggtggagtggcttaaatggtagagcatctgcctagcaagggtgaggccctgagttcaagccccagtactgccaaaaaaaaaaaaaaatacttccagtTTCTCTCCAcccaggaaaggaaaggacatgTGGCCTGCGGAAGTGACACCGCCGGTCCCACTGGCTCTCAGGGCGACTCACGTGCTCAGCGAAGCTATCGATGATGACCAGGTGGGAATAACTCTCCTGACAGAAACTCCTGGCGTCATCCCAGGACTTGGTGTTTGAGGAGAAGTAGTAACACTTGCCCTCAAAAGGGACCCAGCCATCAGGACAGGTGACCCTGGAACAGTCTGGGGGCAACACAGGATGCTGTCAGGTGGTCCTGGAGTCAGAGCCCTGGGCGGAGGGTGCTGTGTACAGTGATGCCGGATGTACAGTGCTCAACTGCCCGAGGCGCCGTTCTTACGCTCCGCTCAGAATCACTCCTGTGGGCTTGTGCAATGCCTCCCCATTTCTGGAAAGTTCCCCAAGTCTCACTCACCTAATAGGCCCCGAAGTTCCACCAGGGACTGGTTCACGTTAGCTCTTACATGGTCAATGTCCATCTTCAAGCCAGCCAGTCCTGCCATGCCCGTCACTGTCAGAAGGACAGGCTTGAGGGTGAGAAACACAGAATTTGCCAgcaccaggggctcatgcctgtaatcccagctccctgggagactgagatcgggaaGGTAGAgttgagagacctcatctcaacctcaGTGGGCTGGGCATCGTGGTACatacctgtgaccccagctacatgggaggctgtaggTGGGAGAATTACAGTCCAgggtggcccaggcaaaaacactaTGCAAAAAAATGACCTCAACAGCAAaacaggctgggagtgtggctcagtggttaagtgcGCTTGTCTTGCCTGTGCAAgacctgggttccagccccagcacctccaaaagaAATTCACTACAATCGGTTTTCATTTGTCCTATATAGCCACCCTATTACCGTTTCCGTATGTAATCTATGGATCACTGAGCCCGGCatagtgctcatgcctgtaatcccagcattcaggaggctgaggtagaattATCAGgagtttgacaccagcctgggcactctatctcaaaaaaaaaaaaaaattaaaagtattagtGTGATACGTTGCCTTCTGTTTTGGAGCAAGTCTTTGAAATCAgtgtgctttttattattttattctaataaTACATCACATtttggctttgtgtgtgtgttttgtttttgtgtgtgcggtagtggggtttgaactcagggccttcaccttgagcccctccaccatccctttttgtgatgagatagatgctcatgaagtatttgcctgggctggcctcgaaccgtgatcctcctgatctctgcctcaataCAGCACATTTTGTCTGACCACGTTCTAAGTGTCCAAGGTACACATGGCTGATGGCTGCCATATTTGACATGGAGGTCTGGTCACGCCCACTATCACAGTCCATGAGGACAAGGAGAACCGTGTCCGAGTGTGCTGTGGTCACCCTTCTTCCCCCAGGGACCCcgcacagggcctggcactggCGCAGATGAGGTTGGTTCAAGGTGTCCCCGCACCCCAGGCAGTACTCACCGTGCTCTCGCCATGACATCTGCTCCAAGCTcaacagcctcagtttctccgCCACCTCCTGGTCTGCAGGGGACAGTCCAGCTTGAGCCCTGTCCACCCAGCCTGACCCCCATCCCAGGCTCCTGTGCCCCGTCCAGCCCTACTCACACTTAATCACGGTCACAGCCAGGCCGACAGAGCTCAGGAGCAGAGAGGTGGCCGCCAGCAGACACAGGGCCACCGTCAGTCTGTCTTCCTGGTGGCACACTGAGCCCCTGGACCTTGTATGAATCCAGGACACCGGAGTGGCTGGGGATAGGGACAGAGAAGCTGGGACAGGTGTTCCCCAGAGACAAGGAGGGACCTCTAAGCCTTTGTCCAAGACCACAGAGGCCTCCAGTCACGTCTGTCACCGGCAGGGTGACACTGTCAGCAAGACAGTGCTGGGGAGACTAAGTCAGAGGGGACCCAGAATTTACACTTGTGGAGCACTTCCTATGTGCTGAGCCTCGGTTATGTCTctcttgaggtcctgagttcaaaccccagtaccagaatttaaaaactaataataacaGGCTGAGTGTGGcagcacaaacctgtaatcccagctactggggagcagagatagaaggatggCGGTTCTAGGCCACCCCTGGAAAAAGTCTAAGATCCTATGTgagaacaaactaaaagcaaaagtggcCGGGGCTGAGGCTCCATggtgagcacttgcttagcaggcatgaggccctgggttccatccccagcaccacaaaaaaaaaaaaaaaaaactgacttacAGTGCATGAAAACTGTGTCCGGCAGCTCCGCTCTCACTAGCTAAGCTAAGCTGCTTTCTGTGCCCcagcagccccagccccagccattCCCACTCACAGAAGCCCGTGGACCCTTGTGTGGGGGGTGGACATTTCCTGTTTCTTCCGCAAGCAGGAAGTGGGTGAGACCCCaggaagctgggcacagtggtacactcctgtaatcccagcccttgggggaggggggctggggcaggaggactgagagttgcaggccagcctgggctacatactgagatcctgtctcaaaaacaaacaaacaaaaaaagaagagtccCCAGAAGACACCCTCGGTCCCCAAGGCCTGGCCCGGAGTCAGGAAGGACCAACTCTGAAAGGAAGTGACTCTGGCTGGGGGTCAAACTCCAGGCCCGGAAAGAGGACAAAGGGAGACATCCAGTGGGGACAGACGGAAGGACTTACTGGTTAGGGAGGGCTGGAATGGAGGAGGCTCCAAATCGACCCCTGCGAACAAGAAGGAGAAAGGTTCATTCGGAAGGCGCTGAATGACCTTCCAAGACCACAACCCCTGCTTTGCTCTCTGATCAGAAGTGGAGGACTCAGGTCTGGGCGCAGTggctcctgtctgtaatcccagctatccggGAGTTGcagatcagaaggactgaggtttgagcaagatccccatctcaacaacaacaaaaaaaactgggtatggtggtgtatacctgtaatcccagctacatgaaaggtgtaaataggaggactgggCTCTgcggccagccccaggcaaaaatgtaagccTGAAAAATGATCAAaggaaaaggggctggtggagtggctcaagtggtagagcgcctgcctagcaagtgtgaggtcctgagttcaaaccccagtaccacaaacgaAGGAAGGAAACTTCCAGGCACCCCTCTTGGGTTCCTTAAATGGTATTCCCACTACTCACCCGACTGACGAGATGGGCAGGTGACAGGCGGGAGGTCCAGGCCTGGATGGATCAAATAGGACAAGGGTCATTTGGAGTGGGCCTCAGCCCAGTGAGGAG
The sequence above is drawn from the Castor canadensis chromosome 14, mCasCan1.hap1v2, whole genome shotgun sequence genome and encodes:
- the Clec17a gene encoding C-type lectin domain family 17, member A, which produces MFTEDMDALYTNTGRPDPPGIMEDDDNDDYENTAPPYKDLPPKPGSMPPPRPPRAGELGLGAQKSSALGPGSCSPSSWKNLEDLPLPPKPLKTTGLDLPPVTCPSRQSGVDLEPPPFQPSLTTTPVSWIHTRSRGSVCHQEDRLTVALCLLAATSLLLSSVGLAVTVIKYQEVAEKLRLLSLEQMSWREHVTGMAGLAGLKMDIDHVRANVNQSLVELRGLLDCSRVTCPDGWVPFEGKCYYFSSNTKSWDDARSFCQESYSHLVIIDSFAEHNFVTKTHGSPRVYWLGLNDKEREGDWRWLDGSPVTLSFWDPQEPNNIQNEDCASMNKGGTWNDLSCAKTTYWICERKCSC